Genomic DNA from Taurinivorans muris:
AGGGCATTGCCGCGCGTCTTCGCGAGGTGGGCTATGTTCCGTACGAACATCTGCTGGAAACGGCGTTTGAAGCGCCGCTTCCGCTCATTGTCGCTCTTGATCAGGTGCTTGACCCCGGAAACGTGGGAACATTGGTCAGAACCATGTATGCGATGGGAGCGGCAGGGCTTGTTGTTCCAAAACATAACAGCGCGTTTTTAGGCGCCGGAGCTTCGCGTTCGGCAGCGGGAAGTCTGGAGAGACTGCCTATTGCCGAAGTCGTCAATCTTGCAAGATCCGTCGAGCTTGCGGAGAAATCCGGATATACGGCTTATTATGCCGATATGCATGGAAAAAACGCCCTTTTGCAGGAAACGCAGGAGGGGTTGCGGTTTCCGGCTTTACTGGTGCTCGGCAGTGAAGAAAAAGGCGTGCGCCAAGGCGTGCGGAACCATTGCTCCTGTGCTTTGTCCATTCCTTTTTTACGGGAATTCGATTCGTTGAATGTCGCCCAGGCGGGAGCGGTTTTGCTTGCTTCGTTTTTTCAGGCGCACAGTAAACGGTTTGCCTGCGAAATGAATGAAACTCAAGTGCCTGCAAAATAAATCGGTTGATTTTCGTAATTCTTAAAAAGAAAGGCGGGGAAATTTCCCCGCTTTTTTATTCGGCATAAATTTTTTTGTCCTGGACGCGGTAAATTTTTGTTCCCTGCACGATTTCCTGAAGAATTTTTGCCGTCCGTTCATGGCAGGTATAAAAAAGAATTTGCTGGTTATTATACAGATCAAGCGTTTCTTGGACCATTAAATCCAAAACTTTGGCTGTATTTCGTATTCTCCGTTCGTCGAAGTTGACCAGAATGTCGTCCATTAAAATAGGCAGGGGACGTTTGGTGAGCGAACGGTTTTTTATATGGGCGAGGCGCAGGGAAAGATAAAGCTGTTCTTTCGCGCCCTGGCTGAGCATTTCCGCTTGCAGGTATTTGCCGTTTCCGTCAATGACATGGACGCTTCTGTCGTCCAAATTGACTTTTATCCCCTGCCATGCATTGTCGGTGATTTCAGTGAAAAATTCAGAGGCGATCTGCACGATTTGGGGTTGGCTGTTTTCTTCGTATTGCTTTTTGGCGCGTTCCAAAATTTCTTTTGCAAAAGCGTATTCCAGCCATGACTCATAGTTTTCTTTTATTTCCTCTTCGGTTTTTTTCATGCGGTAGCCGGCTTCGTTGGAAAGGCTTTCTTCATACATGAAGGTCCGTTCCGCTTCAACCTTGCCTTGCAGGGATTGGATATGTTTTTCTATACGGTCAAGTCCGGCGTCTTCTTCCTGCAATTCTTCCAATTCCGCTTCAAAGCGGGTTTTCGCGTTTTCATCAAAATAGGCGAAAATTTCCGGCAGCGGTTTTTGGTCGGGCAATTCCCTGTATTCCCGCTTGCTTGGCGTATCGCTTTTTCCGATGAATTGCGGAATTGCTTCTTCCCTCAGGCTTTCTTCAATAATAACAGCCTGCTGGGTATAACGTTCGCTTTCTTTCATTCGGGCGAAAAGGTCGGCGAGGGCTTCTTCGTTTTCCACATGGGCGGAGGCGTAAAGCTCCTGCAGTGTTTTTTCCACTTCCTGGACATCTGTTTTCGCTTGGTTGTAGCGCTCTTTTGCTTGCTCGTATTCTTTCAGCAGGTTTTCCTTTTGCTGGAAAAGGGCGTATTCTTCTTCAAGCTCAAGCATGAGGTCCCGATACGCCTGAATATAGTCGTTTTCCGTGCGGATTGGTTCTTTCGGAGAAAAGTCGGTACGGATTAAAATTGTCCGCAGGGGTTCGATGAAATCTTTGAGCGCCTCATATTGCGCCGACAACTGTTCTTTGCGGTTTTCCTGTTCCGTATGAAGCGTATGCAGGTGGTAAAGCATTTCCACGCATTGTTTGACATTTGAAAATGTGCCTGAAAAAATATCTTGTTCCTGTTCTTCGTTGCAAAGTTTTCGCACGAACTGATTATGCATGTCTTCGGATAATAAGCCGTTTTTGCATAAAAAATCCGCCAATTGCTTATAAATTTTTTCCAAGGCGTTCTTCCGTTCCGCAAGGGATTTTTCCACATTGGCGTAATGTTCCGCGCTTTCTTCCAAGCTTGCCAAACTTTCGGCGAAAATAGCCCCGTGCATTTCTTGGATGTGTTTGAACTGTTCTTCCCGGATAGTGTGGCGGTATTCGATTAAACGAGGCAGATATTCCTCGGAGGGGAGTTTGGCGAACATGTCGGATAATTGGGGGATGGCTGTTTTCAGCCATTGCGTGAACTCATTGTAAACGTCATGGCACTGCCGCACATTGACGCTCATGGTGTTGATGTCCTGTACCAGCAAATCCAGGCGGCGGATTGTTCTCATGAAGTTCGGCACATCCGCCATGGACCGTATGCTGTCTTGCGCTTGGGAAAGGGAATTGCGGATTTGCTTTTCAAGCTGTTCCGCTTGTTCTTTCAGTTCCGCAATTCGGGCATGGTTTTGGAGCGGGTCGGGATTTTCTTGTGTTTCTTCTGCTGCGCCGGCATTGAATTTTTTTGCGTAATGACTGTAAAGGGACGCTCTTTCCTTCGCTTTTTCAATAACTTGAGTAAGCCAGGAAAGTTTCGCTTCGTCAATTTTCTGAAGCAGTTCCTCGTCAAAATGCAGCATTTCGTTTTGTTTTTCCGCCGCTTCGTTTTGAGGAAGTTCTTTTGCCTGTTCCGGATAGAAGTTTTGCAGAAGTTTTTCTTGGATGTCCTGCAATTCCTGTAAATCATGAACAAGAAGGTCAACTTGCTCGTTGGGGGAATAAGAGGGCTGTCCGGCATTTTTTTGTTGGAAATACCATAAAAAAGCCCCTTGTCCGATACCTGCCAAAAGCAAAATGACAGGCAGCAAAAACGGGATGTTCAATGTTCCGAAAAAAATATCCACTTGGGAACTGCTGCTTGTAAAGCGTAAGAGAAGCAGCAAAAAAGCCGTGCCGGCGCATAAAAGCGCGGGAATTTTGGTCCATTTCGGCAATGCCTCTTGTTCATATTCCGGTTCCGTTTTTTGCTCTATTTGCTCCAGCTGCCTGATGATGTTACGGGTGGCTTTGTCAATGGCGTTGATTTTTTCAATACGTTTTTTGTCTTGCTCGCCGTTTTGTTTCGCTCTGTTTGCTTTTTCCTGCAAGTGTTCTTCCTGCAGCTGCAAATCTTGGGTAGTTTGTTCATATTGTTTGAAAGCAGTTAAAATTTCTTCTTCGTTGCTGTGGATGCCGCGTACGATTTGGGCAAGCTGCATGTAATGCTGCAGAAAATCTTTTGCGTTGTCCTTGCTGACGGTATTGTCCTGCAGGGAAGAAAAGCCCAGTTCCTTGCTTTGGTTTAAAAATTCCGTATATTTTTCGGTGGAAATGTCAAGATAGGAGTTTTCTTTTTCCTGGGTTTCCTGCAAGCGGTTTTGCCATTGCTGGAGCAGCTGTTCAAATGCGATTTCTTCTTTGCTCAACAAATTGTTTTTATTTAAATTTTTATTGTTTTCCGCTTTTTCTTTCAATACGGCTTGGTATTTGAGGTTTGCTTTTTCCGTATCGCGTTTCGCATATTCCAAGGCTGTTTTGGCGTTTTGCACCTGGGCTTTGGCTTCTCTGATCCGGCTTGCGGATTTTTCCAGATCGTCAAGAAAAAGGCTGTCTTCCAAAACCGTGCCGAAATGTTCCAATAAACGTTCGGGGCTTTCGTAATGGTGGATAAGAGGGCTGGGATTGAAGAGCTGCCACGCTTCAAGGATTTTTTTGTTTTGTTTGTTAAGGGCGAGAAAAGCCTGCTCGATTTGAACTTTTCGCGCAGGGATTTCAGCAATGATTTTTTGCGCTTCCAAAAATTTTGCATTTAAATTCTTAATCGGCAAATACTGGGCGATAAGGTTTGTTCTGATATTGAATTTTTTCAGTCTGTATTCAAATTCCCGCTGCGTGTGTGAAAGGGAAGCCAAGAATTTTTGTTTCATGCTGCGCTGTTCCAAAATTTTTGTGAATAAAATTTCGGCGTCATCGGCATGTTCGTCAAAAAACTTGCCTGTGAGGGCTTGCATTTTTATAAATTCTTTTTGCAGGTCCGCCCATTTTTTCCATTGTCCCCAAAGTGTTATGCATGTGCGCAATTCTTCCGCATGGGCTTTTATCTTGATTTTTTCCTGTTTTAATTCGTCATAGGAAAGGGTTGCGCTTTGAAGCCTGTTTTGCAGTTCGTCAAATTTTTTTACCCGTTGGTTCGTTTCTTCAAAAAGCGCGTTTTCATCTTTCCATTTTGCGAACAGCGCCTGCAGTACGGATGTTTTGCCTTTCGCCTTATACAGTTTGTCCATTTGTTCTTGGATTTTCTGCAAGGCGACTTCGGGAGTGATAAGTCCGAGCCCATAGCTTGCGCCCAAAACGTTTTCAAGGATATTGGTGTCTTGAAACGCGGAAAAATTTTGCAGTTCCGCCAGATTGAACCCGAAAACAAGGCGGTACACATCTTGTGAGATATTATCTGTTGCATTGAAAAAAATCGTGTTTTCAATTTTTTTTCCGGTTTCGTCGTATACTTTTAAATTGCGGTTGGAGCGGGCGGAAAAATTTCTTTCCACACGCATTCCGCCATATTTTTCATCTTCCAGAAGAAGGGTCCCCCCTCTGAATTTCTTGATGGACTGGGAAAAGAGGTCACGCCTGTTGGGAATACCCGTGAGCATGGTGCGGATAAATTCCATGGAAGAACTTTTGCCTGCTTCGTTGTCGCCAAGAAAAACCGCCATTGTTTGGGGCAGATTTTCAACATCAATATTTTCTAAAGGACCGAATTCTTCAATATGAAAATTTTTAATATACATATTTCCACCGAATTATTTGGGTTCCAATACGTTAACGCAAATATTCTCGCATGCTTTGAGCAGCGTTTTCCGATATTTTTCCAATTGTTTTTTACTGCGTTTATCGCCATGGGCGAAAAATCCGAGTTCGATTTCATTCTTGATTTTGAAATCATTATCCAATTTTCTGAGGATGCTCTCAAAGGTTTCCGGGTCCTGGCGGAGCGTTTCCAGCAGTCTGAACACTTCTCCCAGTAAATCATCGCGTTTATGAGCGTTTTCATAGCCGAAACGCGGGCGGATCAGACATTTGATTTTTTTGATAAAAATTTTTGCGTCTGTTTCAATTTCTTCAAGTTTGCTTTTCAGGTTTTGAATAAAACCTTCCTCTTGCAGTTCTTCGTACAAATCGTGCTGTCCTTCGAGATAAAGATTGAAAATTCTTGTGCGGCAAAGAGGATTTTTTTCAAATTTCGCGTATTCTTTTTTGAATGCATAAAGAAAATATTCAAGGCATTGTCCGGTATTTTCAAGCTCTTCATCCATGGCGAGGGTAAGGGAGAGGGAATAGGTTTCAAGCGGGGCGAGCGGAAAAAATTCCGTATGGATTTTCTGCTCCGTTTTGTTTTCAAAATGTTCCGCGGTGACAAGCGTCGCTCCGCGGGCTCCTGTTTCACTCATGCGGGTAGCCTGCATCGCGCCCGCATAGGCGAGAAAGGGGCTTTCCTGAATGACGGCGGGTTCGTGGATATGTCCCAGCGCCCAATAATCAATGGGGAAGCTGTTGAAATCTTTTTCCCTGCAAAGGGCGACGACGTGTTTGTCGGTATTTTTGATTTTATCGGAGCTGCTCACTGTCGCGTGCAGAACGCCGATATTGAACGGGGCTGCGGCATCGCAGGAAAAATCTTTCAAAAAATTTTTTAATTCCTTGCGGGTGCTGTGGCTGACGCCGTATATGCTGCATAGGGGCGCGCATCGGTCCGTTTCGTTCTCCGTATCTTCTTTTTTACTAGGGGGATAAGGAAAATACGACCAGTTTTCGGAAAAGCGGAAAACATTTTCAAAATTTTGGAAAAAGCTGTCGTTTTGCCCTAAGTGGTCGTGATTGCCGCAGGCGTAATAAAAAGGAATATCCAGCGTTTTCAGCTCGTTGAAAAAATCCGTCAGACAAAAACGGGCTTCCAGGCTTAAAAGCCCGTGCTCGTGGATGTCACCCGAATAAACAATGAATTGCGGTGATTTTTGTCTGCAAAGTTCCAGTAAATTTTTCAATGCCCCGTA
This window encodes:
- the rlmB gene encoding 23S rRNA (guanosine(2251)-2'-O)-methyltransferase RlmB, with protein sequence MQEKKYTPYGNQKQENLIKKNKKNSQHILSGYKPVMEVLEKEPNKIDHLYLRKGRNIKESSRILSLCKEHSIRHTVVGDDVLHRLCDNVNHQGIAARLREVGYVPYEHLLETAFEAPLPLIVALDQVLDPGNVGTLVRTMYAMGAAGLVVPKHNSAFLGAGASRSAAGSLERLPIAEVVNLARSVELAEKSGYTAYYADMHGKNALLQETQEGLRFPALLVLGSEEKGVRQGVRNHCSCALSIPFLREFDSLNVAQAGAVLLASFFQAHSKRFACEMNETQVPAK
- a CDS encoding AAA family ATPase, with amino-acid sequence MYIKNFHIEEFGPLENIDVENLPQTMAVFLGDNEAGKSSSMEFIRTMLTGIPNRRDLFSQSIKKFRGGTLLLEDEKYGGMRVERNFSARSNRNLKVYDETGKKIENTIFFNATDNISQDVYRLVFGFNLAELQNFSAFQDTNILENVLGASYGLGLITPEVALQKIQEQMDKLYKAKGKTSVLQALFAKWKDENALFEETNQRVKKFDELQNRLQSATLSYDELKQEKIKIKAHAEELRTCITLWGQWKKWADLQKEFIKMQALTGKFFDEHADDAEILFTKILEQRSMKQKFLASLSHTQREFEYRLKKFNIRTNLIAQYLPIKNLNAKFLEAQKIIAEIPARKVQIEQAFLALNKQNKKILEAWQLFNPSPLIHHYESPERLLEHFGTVLEDSLFLDDLEKSASRIREAKAQVQNAKTALEYAKRDTEKANLKYQAVLKEKAENNKNLNKNNLLSKEEIAFEQLLQQWQNRLQETQEKENSYLDISTEKYTEFLNQSKELGFSSLQDNTVSKDNAKDFLQHYMQLAQIVRGIHSNEEEILTAFKQYEQTTQDLQLQEEHLQEKANRAKQNGEQDKKRIEKINAIDKATRNIIRQLEQIEQKTEPEYEQEALPKWTKIPALLCAGTAFLLLLLRFTSSSSQVDIFFGTLNIPFLLPVILLLAGIGQGAFLWYFQQKNAGQPSYSPNEQVDLLVHDLQELQDIQEKLLQNFYPEQAKELPQNEAAEKQNEMLHFDEELLQKIDEAKLSWLTQVIEKAKERASLYSHYAKKFNAGAAEETQENPDPLQNHARIAELKEQAEQLEKQIRNSLSQAQDSIRSMADVPNFMRTIRRLDLLVQDINTMSVNVRQCHDVYNEFTQWLKTAIPQLSDMFAKLPSEEYLPRLIEYRHTIREEQFKHIQEMHGAIFAESLASLEESAEHYANVEKSLAERKNALEKIYKQLADFLCKNGLLSEDMHNQFVRKLCNEEQEQDIFSGTFSNVKQCVEMLYHLHTLHTEQENRKEQLSAQYEALKDFIEPLRTILIRTDFSPKEPIRTENDYIQAYRDLMLELEEEYALFQQKENLLKEYEQAKERYNQAKTDVQEVEKTLQELYASAHVENEEALADLFARMKESERYTQQAVIIEESLREEAIPQFIGKSDTPSKREYRELPDQKPLPEIFAYFDENAKTRFEAELEELQEEDAGLDRIEKHIQSLQGKVEAERTFMYEESLSNEAGYRMKKTEEEIKENYESWLEYAFAKEILERAKKQYEENSQPQIVQIASEFFTEITDNAWQGIKVNLDDRSVHVIDGNGKYLQAEMLSQGAKEQLYLSLRLAHIKNRSLTKRPLPILMDDILVNFDERRIRNTAKVLDLMVQETLDLYNNQQILFYTCHERTAKILQEIVQGTKIYRVQDKKIYAE
- a CDS encoding metallophosphoesterase family protein; amino-acid sequence: MQQLSFIHVSDLHLDNFPPVKQENDEMAIRLHDAPYGALKNLLELCRQKSPQFIVYSGDIHEHGLLSLEARFCLTDFFNELKTLDIPFYYACGNHDHLGQNDSFFQNFENVFRFSENWSYFPYPPSKKEDTENETDRCAPLCSIYGVSHSTRKELKNFLKDFSCDAAAPFNIGVLHATVSSSDKIKNTDKHVVALCREKDFNSFPIDYWALGHIHEPAVIQESPFLAYAGAMQATRMSETGARGATLVTAEHFENKTEQKIHTEFFPLAPLETYSLSLTLAMDEELENTGQCLEYFLYAFKKEYAKFEKNPLCRTRIFNLYLEGQHDLYEELQEEGFIQNLKSKLEEIETDAKIFIKKIKCLIRPRFGYENAHKRDDLLGEVFRLLETLRQDPETFESILRKLDNDFKIKNEIELGFFAHGDKRSKKQLEKYRKTLLKACENICVNVLEPK